From a single Cyclobacterium marinum DSM 745 genomic region:
- a CDS encoding monovalent cation:proton antiporter-2 (CPA2) family protein — protein sequence MENGFLFQAIIYLSAAVICVPLAKKVGMGSVLGYLLAGIIIGPYVFGFIGEEGEDIMHFAEFGVVMMLFLIGLELEPSKLWKMRQMITKVGLFQVLLTTLIFFGILYLIGTGWRQSLAISTSLALSSTAITLQSLKEKDQMNTAAGRNSFAVLLMQDIAVIPILAILPLIALAASSDGDMGHMSPISQFPGWLQTILVFGAVILIVVAGRYVIIPMLSLVAKTRLRELFVGGALLVVLGIAFLMEMVGLSPALGTFLGGVVLANSQFKHELESDLEPFKGLLLGLFFIAVGASINFGLISENALMVFAIALSVLLIKSLVLFGIGKVNKISTDQNLIFALGLSQVGEFAFVTFSFATELHIMNAKTTEIFMAVTAISMTFTPLLLLFNERLLLPYIGTKEKDDKPHDEMDETNKVILAGFSNYGSTVGRFLRANGIKATILDNDSDRVDLLRKMGFEVYYGDVTRVDLLEMAGAGEAKILISAIRNPETNYRLVSLVKKHFPNLELMVRAKDKKEAVELKELEVSHVYVQNLESAVKMGKDVLVKLGFRAHTVHVLGQNFIKYDEDSLEELVKVKHDKNAFITTMKRSIEMQENLLSFELNRRFSINDHAWDSEGKKNVEKNKE from the coding sequence ATGGAAAACGGATTTTTATTTCAGGCCATTATTTATCTGTCTGCGGCAGTAATATGTGTACCCCTAGCCAAAAAAGTAGGGATGGGTTCAGTCTTGGGTTATTTGCTAGCCGGCATTATCATTGGTCCTTATGTTTTTGGTTTTATTGGGGAGGAAGGAGAAGACATAATGCACTTTGCTGAATTTGGAGTCGTCATGATGTTATTTCTTATAGGCCTAGAACTAGAGCCTTCCAAACTATGGAAGATGAGACAGATGATTACCAAGGTAGGGCTTTTTCAAGTTTTGTTAACCACCCTAATATTTTTTGGTATCCTGTATTTAATTGGTACCGGTTGGAGACAATCCCTAGCCATAAGTACTTCATTAGCCCTTTCTTCTACAGCCATAACATTGCAATCCCTGAAAGAAAAAGATCAAATGAATACTGCTGCAGGAAGAAATTCTTTTGCGGTGCTTTTGATGCAAGACATTGCTGTGATTCCAATTCTGGCCATCTTACCATTAATTGCTCTGGCTGCAAGTTCTGATGGAGACATGGGGCACATGAGTCCAATCTCTCAATTTCCCGGTTGGTTGCAAACAATTTTGGTTTTCGGCGCAGTAATATTAATTGTGGTGGCGGGACGCTATGTGATTATCCCCATGCTAAGTTTAGTTGCAAAAACAAGACTTAGAGAGCTTTTCGTGGGAGGGGCTTTGCTGGTAGTGTTGGGCATTGCTTTCCTTATGGAAATGGTGGGCCTAAGTCCAGCCTTAGGTACTTTTCTTGGTGGGGTGGTTTTGGCCAATTCACAATTCAAACATGAACTTGAAAGTGATCTAGAGCCTTTTAAAGGTTTACTATTAGGATTATTTTTTATCGCTGTAGGCGCCTCCATTAACTTTGGGTTGATAAGTGAAAATGCATTGATGGTTTTTGCGATCGCCCTTTCTGTATTATTAATTAAGAGTCTTGTACTTTTTGGTATTGGTAAGGTGAATAAAATTAGTACGGATCAAAACCTAATTTTTGCTTTAGGTCTAAGTCAAGTAGGTGAATTTGCCTTTGTTACTTTTTCCTTTGCCACTGAATTACATATCATGAATGCCAAAACGACGGAGATTTTTATGGCAGTGACTGCCATAAGCATGACATTTACTCCTTTGCTATTGTTGTTCAATGAGCGGCTCTTACTCCCCTATATCGGCACCAAAGAGAAAGATGATAAACCGCATGATGAAATGGATGAAACCAACAAGGTAATTCTAGCAGGTTTTTCTAATTATGGCAGTACAGTAGGAAGGTTTTTAAGAGCAAATGGAATAAAAGCTACCATATTGGACAACGATTCAGACCGAGTAGACCTGTTAAGGAAAATGGGCTTTGAGGTATATTATGGGGATGTTACTCGGGTTGATCTTCTGGAAATGGCCGGTGCAGGAGAAGCAAAAATTCTTATTTCCGCCATCAGGAATCCTGAAACCAATTACCGGTTGGTGTCATTAGTCAAGAAGCATTTCCCAAACTTGGAACTAATGGTACGAGCCAAAGACAAGAAGGAAGCCGTAGAGTTAAAAGAGTTAGAGGTCTCCCACGTTTATGTACAAAATTTGGAAAGTGCAGTAAAAATGGGAAAAGATGTTTTGGTGAAACTTGGTTTTCGTGCCCACACAGTACATGTGTTAGGACAGAATTTTATTAAATATGACGAAGATTCTTTGGAAGAATTGGTCAAGGTAAAACATGACAAAAATGCCTTTATCACCACAATGAAAAGGTCTATAGAAATGCAAGAAAACCTCCTTTCTTTTGAGCTAAACCGGCGCTTCAGTATCAACGATCATGCATGGGATTCGGAAGGAAAAAAGAATGTAGAAAAGAATAAAGAGTAG
- a CDS encoding YbjQ family protein, whose product MNKIIITTTDTVPGKEISEILGIARGSTVRSRNIGRDIFAGLKNIIGGEIEEYTKLQAHSREQAMQRMVHDAQLLGADAIVSVRLSTSMVMEGASEILAYGTAVKFT is encoded by the coding sequence ATGAATAAAATAATTATTACCACCACAGACACAGTTCCGGGAAAAGAAATATCCGAAATTTTAGGAATTGCCAGAGGTAGCACTGTTAGATCTAGAAATATAGGCCGAGATATTTTTGCAGGACTGAAAAATATTATTGGCGGGGAAATTGAGGAGTATACCAAATTACAGGCTCATTCAAGGGAACAGGCTATGCAAAGAATGGTCCATGATGCACAGCTCCTTGGTGCAGATGCAATTGTTAGCGTTAGACTCTCAACCTCTATGGTAATGGAAGGAGCATCAGAAATTTTAGCTTATGGAACGGCTGTGAAATTTACTTAA
- a CDS encoding TonB family protein — protein sequence MKITHFFIVLVLGLIIISCSSNPQNSEHTEPNKDEEVDAIADTNIDTASTKDMLDTNVLIDKEASKDTLDVEPSISAIILVDEDPKPLNLGEIYQAIGYPSKAKEAGIEGSVVVSVLVGENGEYLKHKIITHAHPLLSDPVDLEVKNLRFTPAMKAGETVKVWIDLPFKFKLVN from the coding sequence ATGAAAATCACCCATTTTTTTATTGTGCTTGTACTGGGATTAATTATTATATCTTGCTCCTCAAATCCACAAAATAGTGAGCATACTGAACCGAATAAAGATGAAGAGGTTGATGCAATTGCTGATACAAATATTGATACTGCCTCTACTAAAGATATGCTAGACACAAATGTGTTAATAGATAAAGAAGCCTCTAAAGATACCTTGGACGTTGAGCCTTCAATAAGTGCTATTATTTTGGTAGATGAAGATCCAAAACCATTAAATTTAGGCGAAATTTATCAAGCTATTGGCTACCCTTCCAAAGCCAAAGAAGCAGGAATTGAAGGCAGTGTAGTTGTCAGCGTCCTCGTGGGGGAAAATGGCGAATATTTAAAGCATAAGATTATCACACATGCACACCCTTTGCTGAGTGATCCGGTAGATCTTGAGGTGAAAAATCTTCGATTTACTCCTGCAATGAAAGCAGGAGAAACTGTAAAAGTTTGGATAGATTTACCTTTTAAATTTAAATTGGTGAATTAA
- a CDS encoding polysaccharide deacetylase family protein translates to MNAAQKLGFTESTKLLIIHADDAGLAHAENRATIQSLQKGIVNSYSIMVPCPWFYEMAIFAKNNNQYDNGVHLTLTCEWENYRFGPVLPISEVPSLVDENGYFFKKRDKLAQNAKAEHVEKELTAQIERALKFGIKPTHIDSHMYSVGAKPEFLNVYRRIAKKYKLPLVLNQQLFEMVGLEMDLSDFKDELLIDNVFMGEFKYFEKGELANFYATALDKMEGGLNLILIHPAFDDDEMKGITINHPNFGSEWRQIDFDFFTSEEAQSKLKEQNIQLITWDEIREKIYKD, encoded by the coding sequence ATGAATGCAGCACAAAAATTAGGTTTTACAGAATCTACTAAGCTATTAATTATCCATGCAGATGATGCAGGACTTGCTCATGCTGAAAACAGAGCAACCATTCAATCCTTACAAAAAGGGATTGTAAATTCGTACAGTATTATGGTGCCTTGTCCATGGTTTTATGAAATGGCTATTTTTGCAAAGAACAACAATCAATATGACAATGGGGTACACCTGACCTTAACCTGTGAATGGGAAAATTATCGGTTTGGACCGGTTCTGCCTATTTCAGAAGTTCCAAGTTTAGTGGATGAAAATGGCTATTTCTTCAAAAAAAGGGATAAGTTAGCCCAAAATGCAAAGGCTGAACACGTTGAAAAAGAACTTACCGCACAAATAGAAAGAGCCTTGAAATTTGGAATTAAACCTACCCATATAGATTCCCATATGTATAGTGTTGGTGCAAAGCCTGAATTTCTAAATGTCTATCGAAGGATAGCAAAAAAATACAAACTGCCTCTGGTGCTTAATCAACAGTTATTTGAAATGGTAGGTTTAGAAATGGATCTTTCCGATTTTAAAGACGAGTTATTGATCGATAATGTATTTATGGGAGAGTTTAAGTATTTTGAAAAAGGAGAATTAGCAAATTTTTATGCTACTGCCTTGGATAAAATGGAGGGAGGGTTAAACTTGATTTTAATTCACCCTGCTTTTGATGATGATGAGATGAAAGGAATAACTATAAATCACCCTAATTTTGGTTCAGAATGGAGGCAGATTGACTTTGATTTTTTTACTTCTGAGGAGGCCCAATCAAAACTCAAAGAACAAAATATTCAATTGATTACCTGGGATGAAATTAGGGAAAAAATATATAAAGACTAA
- a CDS encoding VOC family protein: MKINPYLNFDGDAEVAFNFYKSVFGGEFIALMKMSEAPEAEKLPKQEQNRIMHISLPIGKDTILMASDIMPSMGQTLKKGNTNYISIHPTSKEEADRLFNGLSEGGEIEMPMEDQFWGDYFGSFTDKFGINWMVNYNPENV, encoded by the coding sequence ATGAAAATCAATCCTTATTTAAATTTCGACGGAGATGCTGAAGTGGCATTCAATTTTTACAAATCTGTTTTTGGTGGTGAATTTATCGCCCTAATGAAAATGAGTGAGGCCCCTGAAGCTGAAAAATTGCCCAAACAAGAGCAAAACCGAATAATGCATATCTCTCTGCCAATTGGAAAGGATACTATTCTGATGGCTTCTGATATCATGCCTTCCATGGGACAGACCCTTAAAAAAGGAAATACCAATTATATTTCCATACATCCGACAAGCAAAGAAGAGGCAGACCGACTCTTTAATGGACTATCAGAGGGAGGGGAAATCGAAATGCCAATGGAAGATCAATTTTGGGGAGATTATTTTGGGAGTTTTACTGATAAATTTGGCATCAATTGGATGGTGAATTATAACCCTGAAAATGTTTAA
- a CDS encoding GlxA family transcriptional regulator, producing MKHVSILIPRGHTSMVNISGSHQMLNWVNEFFIQSGRKPLFTIQLVGLEKQTKQSHGLFIVNPEILIDQVSKTDLIIIPAIHGDFNQNLKINSPFLPWIIDQHNHGAEVVSLCVASFFLAETGLLDGRQCSTHWQFANEFRKRYPKATLKDDKIMTEADGIYTSGGAYSYTNLILYLIEKFAGRDTAVAAAKGFMIDIDRNSQSPFMVFSGQKSHQDKEILKAQEHIEKHFNEKLVVNELCKELAISRRTFERRFKKATGNTVVEYHQRVKVEAAKRALETGRKHINEVMYDVGYNDPKAFRDVFRKITDMTPLNYMTKYSKQAI from the coding sequence ATGAAACATGTATCCATCCTTATTCCAAGAGGTCATACAAGCATGGTAAATATTAGCGGCAGTCATCAAATGTTAAATTGGGTGAACGAATTCTTTATACAAAGTGGAAGAAAGCCGCTATTTACAATTCAACTGGTAGGGCTTGAAAAACAAACCAAACAAAGCCATGGGCTTTTCATTGTCAATCCAGAAATATTAATTGACCAAGTAAGCAAAACAGACCTTATTATCATCCCTGCAATCCATGGGGATTTTAATCAAAACCTTAAAATTAACAGCCCATTTCTTCCTTGGATTATCGACCAACATAACCATGGCGCAGAAGTAGTCAGCCTTTGCGTGGCTTCATTTTTTTTGGCCGAAACCGGACTATTGGATGGTCGACAATGTTCGACACACTGGCAATTCGCCAATGAGTTTAGAAAACGATACCCCAAAGCAACATTAAAAGACGATAAAATAATGACTGAAGCCGATGGTATCTATACCAGTGGTGGGGCGTATTCTTATACCAACCTTATTTTATATCTAATAGAAAAATTTGCGGGAAGAGACACAGCTGTTGCGGCTGCCAAAGGGTTTATGATTGATATAGACAGAAACAGTCAGTCTCCTTTTATGGTCTTTTCCGGACAAAAATCGCATCAAGACAAGGAGATATTAAAGGCACAAGAGCATATAGAGAAACACTTTAATGAGAAATTGGTGGTAAACGAGCTCTGTAAAGAATTGGCAATTAGCAGGCGTACTTTCGAAAGGAGATTCAAAAAAGCTACAGGCAATACAGTTGTTGAGTACCACCAAAGGGTGAAAGTGGAGGCAGCAAAAAGAGCATTGGAAACAGGTAGAAAGCACATCAACGAGGTAATGTATGATGTTGGATACAATGACCCTAAAGCCTTTCGAGATGTATTTAGAAAAATCACCGATATGACTCCATTAAACTATATGACCAAATACAGTAAACAAGCAATATAA
- a CDS encoding exo-beta-N-acetylmuramidase NamZ family protein, translating to MNFAFKNLCFIFCLLTITFIKADAQAGWEKEGEILTGADQTEEYLPYLQGKKVAIMANPTSIIGQKHLVDSLQSLGVDIIKVFGPEHGFRGNVGAGVHVKDEIDSKTGIPIVSLYGAKRKPSKEDLKEVDLLIYDLQDVGCRFYTNINVLARLMEACEENDLELLILDRPNPNGYLIDGPVLDMKYKSGIGQFPLPMSHGLTVAEFALMANGEGWLKNKVQCKLKIIPVANYSHDMSYTLPVSPSPNLNTQQAVLLYPSTCMFEGTYINHGRGTYFPFTVFGSPAYKGIYSFSFTPKSIKGMSLAPLFMDQKCFGLDLRDYDTDLLRKTGQINLKWIMELYKNSPEKEKFFDGSLSNQMNNIEIQIGSGLFRQQIIDGVPESEIRASWEPGLSNYKSMRKQYLLYP from the coding sequence ATGAACTTTGCATTTAAAAACCTTTGCTTTATTTTTTGCTTGCTTACAATTACTTTTATTAAGGCAGATGCACAAGCAGGTTGGGAGAAAGAAGGTGAAATTTTAACAGGGGCCGATCAAACTGAAGAATACCTACCCTATCTGCAAGGGAAAAAAGTAGCCATTATGGCCAATCCCACAAGTATTATTGGGCAGAAGCACTTAGTAGACAGTTTGCAATCCCTAGGTGTAGATATAATTAAAGTTTTTGGGCCTGAGCATGGTTTCCGAGGTAATGTGGGGGCAGGAGTTCATGTAAAAGATGAAATAGACAGTAAAACAGGCATTCCTATAGTATCGCTCTATGGTGCCAAAAGAAAGCCTTCCAAAGAGGATTTAAAAGAAGTTGACCTTCTTATTTATGACTTGCAGGACGTTGGCTGCAGATTTTATACCAATATCAATGTTCTGGCACGACTAATGGAAGCCTGTGAGGAGAATGATTTGGAATTGCTTATCCTTGACCGGCCTAACCCCAATGGTTATTTGATAGATGGTCCGGTTTTAGATATGAAGTACAAATCCGGTATAGGACAGTTTCCTCTGCCCATGTCTCATGGATTAACTGTGGCCGAGTTTGCTTTGATGGCGAATGGAGAAGGTTGGTTAAAAAATAAGGTGCAATGCAAATTGAAAATTATTCCTGTAGCCAATTATTCCCATGATATGTCTTACACCTTACCTGTTTCTCCCTCTCCTAATCTAAATACTCAACAGGCGGTGCTATTGTATCCATCCACTTGTATGTTTGAGGGCACCTATATCAACCATGGTAGGGGTACTTATTTTCCGTTTACAGTTTTTGGTAGTCCGGCCTATAAAGGTATTTATTCGTTTTCTTTTACCCCCAAGAGCATCAAAGGTATGTCCCTGGCTCCATTGTTTATGGATCAAAAATGTTTTGGTCTTGATCTACGTGACTACGATACAGACTTATTGAGGAAAACAGGACAAATTAATTTAAAATGGATCATGGAACTTTATAAAAACAGCCCTGAGAAGGAAAAGTTCTTTGATGGAAGTCTTAGCAATCAAATGAATAATATTGAGATCCAAATAGGCTCAGGGCTATTCAGACAACAAATTATTGATGGGGTACCTGAAAGTGAAATTAGGGCAAGTTGGGAACCGGGTTTATCAAATTATAAATCTATGAGAAAGCAATACCTGCTTTATCCATAA